The Clarias gariepinus isolate MV-2021 ecotype Netherlands chromosome 4, CGAR_prim_01v2, whole genome shotgun sequence genome window below encodes:
- the eci2 gene encoding enoyl-CoA delta isomerase 2, mitochondrial isoform X1, whose protein sequence is MIRVLSSRFFRFSRIPGLQLHTTGRSMVASVDDFNKAKGQLGTLKNDPGNEVKLKIYALFKQATQGPCNTPKPGMLDFVNKAKWDAWKSLGVLSQEDARQQYVDLISSLVDAEGPPVAAASPTGSEKSFQTLLVTTEDGITTIRLNRPQKKNAITVEMYNELIEALDLAGKNDSVITVLTGSGDFYCSGNDLNNFTKIPEGGAEKMAKDAGVLLRRYVKAYIDFPKPLIAVVNGPAVGVSVTVLGLFDIVYATERATFHTPFSNLGQSPEGCSSYTFPKIMGAAKASEMLLFNKKLTATQACELGLVTEVFPDSTFQSEVWTRLKAYSKLPPNSLALSKQLIRQVEKDKLHAVNDAEVERLVERWLSDECMQAIMSFFTSKAKL, encoded by the exons ATGATCCGTGTTTTGTCGAGTCgattttttagattttccaG aaTTCCTGGTCTTCAGCTACACACTACTGGTAGATCGATGGTGGCTTCAGTGGACGACTTTAACAAGGCCAAGGGTCAACTTGGGACACTAAAGAATGACCCTGGCAATGAGGTCAAACTCAAGATCTATGCCCTGTTTAAACAG GCCACACAGGGACCTTGTAACACCCCGAAACCAGGAATGCTGGACTTTGTGAACAAGGCAAAGTGGGACGCCTGGAAGTCTCTAGGTGTTTTGTCACAG GAGGACGCCAGGCAGCAGTATGTGGACCTCATCTCGTCTCTGGTGGACGCTGAGGGACCTCCAGTAGCAGCAGCTTCACCCACAGGAAGTGAAAAGTCCTTCCAGACGCTGCTGGTCACGACAGAAGACGGCATTACCACCATCCGACTGAACAGACCACAGAAGAAGAACGCCATCACTGTGGAG ATGTATAATGAGCTGATTGAGGCTCTGGATCTTGCTGGGAAAAACGACTCGGTCATTACAGTCCTCACAG GCAGTGGTGATTTCTACTGTAGTGGCAATGATCTGAACAACTTCACCAAAATCCCAGAGGGTGGAGCTGAGAAGATGGCTAAGGATGCTGGTGTACTCCTCAG GCGGTACGTGAAAGCCTACATTGACTTCCCGAAGCCTCTGATTGCGGTTGTAAATGGTCCGGCTGTGGGAGTCTCCGTCACAGTCCTTGGCCTCTTTGACATCGTCTACGCTACAGAACGT GCGACATTTCACACCCCTTTTAGCAATCTGGGACAGAGTCCTGAGGGATGCTCATCATACACTTTCCCTAAAATAATGGGAGCTGCAAAG GCCAGTGAGATGCTCTTGTTTAATAAGAAGCTTACGGCCACACAGGCATGTGAACTGGGTCTAGTGACTGAAGTTTTTCCTGACAGCACATTTCAGTCTGAGGTCTGGACCAGGCTAAAGGCCTACTCTAAACTGCCTCCAAAT TCTCTGGCTCTGTCCAAGCAGCTGATCCGTCAGGTGGAGAAGGACAAACTCCACGCTGTGAACGATGCCGAGGTGGAGAGACTAGTAGAGCGCTGGCTCTCTGATGAGTGCATGCAGGCCATCATGAGCTTCTTTACAAGCAAGGCCAAACTGTAA
- the eci2 gene encoding enoyl-CoA delta isomerase 2, mitochondrial isoform X2 — protein MVASVDDFNKAKGQLGTLKNDPGNEVKLKIYALFKQATQGPCNTPKPGMLDFVNKAKWDAWKSLGVLSQEDARQQYVDLISSLVDAEGPPVAAASPTGSEKSFQTLLVTTEDGITTIRLNRPQKKNAITVEMYNELIEALDLAGKNDSVITVLTGSGDFYCSGNDLNNFTKIPEGGAEKMAKDAGVLLRRYVKAYIDFPKPLIAVVNGPAVGVSVTVLGLFDIVYATERATFHTPFSNLGQSPEGCSSYTFPKIMGAAKASEMLLFNKKLTATQACELGLVTEVFPDSTFQSEVWTRLKAYSKLPPNSLALSKQLIRQVEKDKLHAVNDAEVERLVERWLSDECMQAIMSFFTSKAKL, from the exons ATGGTGGCTTCAGTGGACGACTTTAACAAGGCCAAGGGTCAACTTGGGACACTAAAGAATGACCCTGGCAATGAGGTCAAACTCAAGATCTATGCCCTGTTTAAACAG GCCACACAGGGACCTTGTAACACCCCGAAACCAGGAATGCTGGACTTTGTGAACAAGGCAAAGTGGGACGCCTGGAAGTCTCTAGGTGTTTTGTCACAG GAGGACGCCAGGCAGCAGTATGTGGACCTCATCTCGTCTCTGGTGGACGCTGAGGGACCTCCAGTAGCAGCAGCTTCACCCACAGGAAGTGAAAAGTCCTTCCAGACGCTGCTGGTCACGACAGAAGACGGCATTACCACCATCCGACTGAACAGACCACAGAAGAAGAACGCCATCACTGTGGAG ATGTATAATGAGCTGATTGAGGCTCTGGATCTTGCTGGGAAAAACGACTCGGTCATTACAGTCCTCACAG GCAGTGGTGATTTCTACTGTAGTGGCAATGATCTGAACAACTTCACCAAAATCCCAGAGGGTGGAGCTGAGAAGATGGCTAAGGATGCTGGTGTACTCCTCAG GCGGTACGTGAAAGCCTACATTGACTTCCCGAAGCCTCTGATTGCGGTTGTAAATGGTCCGGCTGTGGGAGTCTCCGTCACAGTCCTTGGCCTCTTTGACATCGTCTACGCTACAGAACGT GCGACATTTCACACCCCTTTTAGCAATCTGGGACAGAGTCCTGAGGGATGCTCATCATACACTTTCCCTAAAATAATGGGAGCTGCAAAG GCCAGTGAGATGCTCTTGTTTAATAAGAAGCTTACGGCCACACAGGCATGTGAACTGGGTCTAGTGACTGAAGTTTTTCCTGACAGCACATTTCAGTCTGAGGTCTGGACCAGGCTAAAGGCCTACTCTAAACTGCCTCCAAAT TCTCTGGCTCTGTCCAAGCAGCTGATCCGTCAGGTGGAGAAGGACAAACTCCACGCTGTGAACGATGCCGAGGTGGAGAGACTAGTAGAGCGCTGGCTCTCTGATGAGTGCATGCAGGCCATCATGAGCTTCTTTACAAGCAAGGCCAAACTGTAA